A single region of the Acanthopagrus latus isolate v.2019 chromosome 11, fAcaLat1.1, whole genome shotgun sequence genome encodes:
- the c11h19orf25 gene encoding UPF0449 protein C19orf25 homolog, whose product MNIGSKSKKRVVLPSRPEPPSVEQILEDINRAAPDDPVFSILEQTGPDSRPAESDLESRFQQCRRYLELNERLQEARGQLLQQREELRAAGEQLDKVVAEVKGQTL is encoded by the exons ATGAACATCGGGTCCAAAAGCAAGAAGCGAGTTGTTCTGCCGAGCCGCCCCGAACCTCCCAGTGTGGAGCAGATCCTGGAGGACATCAACAGAGCCGCTCCAGACGACCCGGTCTTCAGCATCCTGGAGCAGACTGGACCAG ACTCACGGCCTGCAGAGAGCGACCTGGAGTCGAGGTTCCAGCAGTGCCGTCGGTACCTGGAGCTGAACGAGCGGCTGCAGGAGGCTCGcggtcagctgctgcagcagagggaggagctgCGAGCGGCGGGAGAGCAGCTGGACAAAGTGGTggctgaggtcaaaggtcaaactcTCTGA